In the genome of Myxococcus stipitatus, one region contains:
- a CDS encoding DUF1330 domain-containing protein: MPAYVVVEVSVHDVQTYERYKQLAPPSIALYGGRYLVRGGATEALEGTWQPPRFVLLEFPSVAHARDWWSSPEYAAAKALRHASAHTMMLLMDGLPSEERHAGVSTGASVASASP, translated from the coding sequence ATGCCAGCCTACGTCGTCGTCGAGGTCTCGGTGCATGACGTGCAGACGTATGAGCGCTACAAGCAGCTCGCGCCGCCCTCCATCGCGCTGTATGGCGGGCGCTATCTCGTGAGAGGCGGGGCCACCGAGGCGCTCGAGGGGACGTGGCAGCCTCCGCGCTTCGTCCTCCTCGAGTTCCCCTCCGTCGCACACGCTCGCGACTGGTGGAGCTCCCCCGAGTACGCCGCCGCCAAGGCCCTGCGCCATGCCAGCGCGCACACGATGATGTTGTTGATGGATGGACTCCCCAGCGAGGAGCGGCACGCCGGGGTGTCGACTGGCGCCAGTGTGGCCTCCGCGTCCCCCTGA